The proteins below come from a single Xenopus tropicalis strain Nigerian chromosome 9, UCB_Xtro_10.0, whole genome shotgun sequence genomic window:
- the LOC116407785 gene encoding serine/threonine-protein kinase N2-like — MEFAEGGDLASYTATGGIPLDGVRFYSACMVLGLQFLHRHNIAHRDIKVANVLLCSDGYAQITDFGLCKEGMTFDRTASYLCGTLPYLAPEVIRAKYTRTADWWSLGVTIFKLLTGTVPFYGANQHEVLKRICYEEPKYPEDITEETRSLLVNLLKKDPAQRLGAGEHGAEDVKKSPFFQGLDWEALEKKELEPPFIPGGRTHSQPEESLKLMAKVDAKVWEETEWALVELNYPFSSASEI, encoded by the exons ATGGAGTTTGCGGAAGGAGGAGATTTAGCTTCCTATACGGCTACAGGCGGAATTCCACTTGACGGAGTTCG ATTCTATTCCGCCTGCATGGTTCTTGGCCTGCAATTTCTCCACCGGCACAACATCGCCCATAG GGATATAAAAGTAGCCAATGTGCTGTTATGCAGCGATGGATACGCCCAAATTACCGACTTTGGGCTTTGCAAAGAAG GAATGACGTTTGACAGGACAGCCTCATATTTATGTGGAACCCTACCCTATTTGGCCCCAGAAGTCATCAGGGCCAAATACACAAGGACGGCCGACTGGTGGTCACTTGGAGTGACCATCTTCAAGCTGCTTACCGGAACC GTACCGTTTTATGGGGCAAATCAACACGAGGTTCTAAAACGAATATGTTACGAGGAGCCGAAATATCCTGAGGATATAACAGAGGAGACTCGTAGCCTATTGGTAAAT CTCCTAAAGAAAGATCCAGCCCAGCGCCTTGGGGCAGGAGAACATGGGGCCGAGGACGTGAAGAAGAGCCCATTCTTTCAG GGATTAGACTGGGAGGCCCTTGAGAAGAAAGAACTCGAGCCGCCATTTATCCCTGGAGGAAGAACACACAGCCAACCTGAAGAAAGCCTTAAATTGATGGCAAAGGTTGACGCAAAAGTGTGGGAAGAAACCGAATGGGCATTAGTGGAGCTGAACTACCCTTTCAGTTCAGCTTCAGAAATATAA